One Papaver somniferum cultivar HN1 chromosome 10, ASM357369v1, whole genome shotgun sequence genomic window carries:
- the LOC113318542 gene encoding uncharacterized protein LOC113318542 → MVYEKGATQSNLECFLDCTTPVIPSQFLPKTAMRNLNQLWHPWERERIEYFTLGDLWSCYDEWSAYGAGTPIVLNNDETVVQYYVPYLSAIQIFTTNTMLSSFREEAESGDSETRDSFSDSFSDESESEKLWRWDGNSSEDCGFEQENLCHLNDRLGSLYFQYFERSPPYGRVPLMDKISGLSRRFPGLMSLKSVDLSPASWMAVAWYPIYHIPTGRTVKDLSACFLTYHTLSSSFQDVGHEEEEEEEETSGIMERKKKEVKGVELPPFGLATYKMQQGNLWFSGENGRDQERFMSLMSAADSWLKQLRVQHHDFNYFTGMIRH, encoded by the exons atggtttatGAAAAAGGAGCAACACAATCTAATCTTGAATGTTTTCTTGATTGTACTACTCCTGTCATTCCATCACAGTTTCTTCCAAAG ACTGCTATGAGGAATCTAAATCAACTTTGGCATCCGTGGGAGAGAGAAAGAATTGAGTATTTCACATTAGGAGATCTTTGGAGCTGTTATGATGAATGGAGTGCTTATGGTGCTGGAACTCCGATTGTACTAAACAATGATGAAACTGTTGTTCAATACTACGTTCCTTACCTCTCAGCAATTCAAATTTTCACAACTAATACAATGTTATCAAGTTTCAG GGAAGAGGCAGAGTCTGGTGATTCAGAGACAAGGGATTCGTTTAGCGATTCTTTTAGTGatgagagtgagagtgaaaaactaTGGAGATGGGATGGTAATTCTTCAGAAGATTGTGGATTCGAACAAGAAAATTTATGCCACCTAAATGACAGATTGGGTTCTCTTTATTTTCAGTACTTTGAGAGATCACCTCCTTACGGAAGAGTTCCTCTTATGGACAAG ATCAGCGGATTGTCCAGGCGGTTTCCCGGGTTAATGAGTTTAAAAAGTGTTGATCTTTCACCAGCTAGCTGGATGGCCGTTGCTTG GTATCCAATATATCATATCCCAACAGGAAGAACAGTGAAGGATTTGTCAGCTTGTTTCCTTACTTATCACACCCTATCTTCATCTTTCCAAG ATGTGgggcatgaagaagaagaagaagaagaggagacgAGTGGAATaatggaaagaaagaaaaaggaagtGAAAGGTGTGGAACTCCCACCATTTGGGTTAGCCACTTACAAGATGCAACAAGGGAATCTATGGTTTTCGGGGGAGAACGGTCGGGACCAAGAGAGGTTTATGTCGCTAATGAGTGCAGCGGATTCGTGGCTAAAGCAGCTTAGGGTCCAACACCATGACTTCAATTATTTCACTGGAATGATTCGGCATTAG